The Oreochromis aureus strain Israel breed Guangdong linkage group 7, ZZ_aureus, whole genome shotgun sequence region AGTGATACACACCAGAAATTGTATTTGCTTACTAAGTGAGGAGATGGTACATAGAGTTATTTACACTCTCCAGTTGGGGCAAGCTGTGGGTGACAGATTTACAACACTGACTTTAACTTACATGCTGTAGCAAAATTTAAAGAAGTCATCCCTtaactgtcattttttacagtgtcaTGTGACAATAAAATTCAGAGCATCTACCTTAACCCTACTCCAACAGAAGTTGGTTGTATAGTTAATACTGTTATATCCTTACTGTGTACGACGCTGAATTAGATTTCACTCACTTTAAGACCTTCGTTTGGCCtgaaaaattgtttttgttgtagttttgtgttttttagacTCTAGCCAGGCCGAGAGAGAGTCAGAGCTTTGTTGAGCCAAGCGTCCCTTTAACTTTCAGTGAGTTAACTTTTTGTTTCGCATTTTTTGAGGATGAATTCTTTGCATAAATTAAAGTCGGTGTGTATATTTGTTACAATCATGCTTGCAATCataaggcacaacttttactttgaagatgAACATTCTCCATCTCATGTTTGTGctgatttttttattacttttactacAACACAGACAGTAGCTCCAGAAAAATTGATGTATTCCATACAAACTATGGGTGACAACTAAAATTTGCGGGTAACCAATGCAATCACCACCTCCAGCAACCACATTCCAGTCATTTaggaaatacacattttcccaATGGTCCAGAGTTTGTGAGGTGGTGGTCAACTGGTCTCTAGTCCTGTTTGACTGAGTTTATGTCTATCGTGTGCTGTCTTGAGTTTTACTTCCTTTGTGTGATTGTCTTGATTAATTTGAGACGTGTTTTGTTACTCTACTGTTTCTATGATTCATAATTTTCCCTCACCTTGTATGACTACTCCTGTCTCTGTTTTGGTACTTTGTCAGAGTGCTACTTGTGCTTACATATGAAGGCAGGTAGCAAAGTCCAGCAAAAGTATGTGAAAGGGAAAATTCTAAATAATCCAGTAAGGTTGTAAAAAcggaaaaacaaagaataaacacaagacattACAGGAAGGCTTAACAGCAAAAAGTAAAAGACAATCTGGcaaggtttttttccccttatagTATGCTGTTTTTGGTCACAAAgtcctcctttttaaaaatgtatttaatattatttttccaGACTCTGTCAGGCTGCTGAATGGTTCCAGTCTGTGTTCAGGCAGACTGGAGGTGAAGTCTAACCAGAGCtggtcctcagtgtgtgaagctgACTTTGACCAGCAGGATGCAGAGGTGGTCTGTAGGGAGCTCGGCTGTGGGCCTCCTTCGGTCCTCCAGGGGGCGCTCTATGGAGAAGTGGAGGCTCCAGTGTGGAgcaaagagttccagtgtggaGGCCATGAGTCTGCTCTCCTGGACTGTAGAAGCTCAGGCTCAGCTCGAAACAGCTGCTCACCTGGCAAAGCTGTTGGACTCACCTGCTCAGGTAGAAGAGGAGCTGCAGCTTTGATGTGGTTCAAACTCACTTTATTCTTTTACTGATGACTTTATCCTTTCTGTTAGAGCCTGACCGTGTCAGGTTGGTGGGAGGAACCAGTTGCTGTGAAGGTATACTGGAATTGAAACATTTGAGGGACTGGAGACCAGTTTTTATCAATCATTGGAACCTGAAGGCAGCAGCTGTGGTTTGTGAACATCTGGACTGTGGTTCTGCTGTTTCTGCCCAATCTGAAGACTCAACACAAAAAAGTGTGTGGTTAATCAGACCTGACTGTGTCAAACCTGGATCTGCTTTGTGGGAATGTGCAAAATCAGGTTACTCATCCAATGTCCTGAAAGTAACCTGCTCAGGTAAGAACAACAGTGACATATTCTCTGAGCTGATCATTGTTATATTGAACATTCAGTTAGAAGTAAGAGTAATTATACAAGcataactttaatttttaagCCAATAGGCAACTTGAGTAAAAATATCAAGGCATGAGTTTAATTTATCTCCTTTGAATGTAACTAACAATTTATCAACCACAGAGGATTCCCAATGTTAAAGAACTGGAAATTAACAACTGGTTCTACTAATACTACTACTGATGATAGTAATAACAGTGACAATACCCCTCTATGGATTGCCACATTACCATTGTTGAATGGTAGGGGTGTCCCAGTGATATATTCCTGGGCTTTTGATAGAGTCTCCAAAGACAGATTGGTCCTGATTGAGGTGTCAGATAAAGAGGGATTCACAAAAGCCCTATGGAGAACTCGATCAGGTCAAGGGACAAGTCTACCTACTGTTATATTAAATTCACTTGTTGGCCTGTTCTATGTCTGTGTAAAGCACTCTCTGGTCTGTTTTTTCACATGTTCATCTCTCTGAAAGCAGACTGATAAAATGACTCATGGTGAATTTGATAATATGTTTTTGAGCTGATAGCAAATAACTCACAAACCAGTCTGagattttgttctgttctctgctgAGCTCCAATCAATGTTTTGCcttaaatatgtgttttttcttctttggtttCCTACTCAGGACTCCAggctgaagaaaaacacaatgctACAGGTAAAaggagaaatcagagagaataaagaatgaaagataaATTAATCTGTTCAGAAGTAAATTGACTTCTTTACTGATGACTCTCTGCTTCCTGTTCAGAGCCCAATAATGTCAGGTTGGTGGGAGGAGCTAATCACTGTGCAGGTACGGTGGAGGTGAAAAACCTGGGAGAGTGGAGACCAGTGGAGGAATCTGACTGGACACTGAAGGCAGCAGCTGTTGTGTGTGAACATCTGGATTGTGGCTCTGCTGTTTCAGTAGAACAGAGACAGAAGTCACTGACATTGGTGTGGCAGCTCAAACCAGATTGTGTTCAGTCTGGATCTGCTCTCAGGGAGTGTGTCTCAtcaagtttgtctttttttgtcctAGATCTCACCTGTTCAGGTAAGCCAATCAGGCAAAAATATTTATGACATCATGTACAGCACAGTAACAGCTTGCAGCACACAGCAGCTAAAGTGAGTTGTGCCCTTGTCTCCTGACTATGATTCCATTTACAGAAGGTATGTCAGTGAGATTTGCGATATCCTCAAAGTATTCCTAAGCTTCCAGCTCTGCAGCTGTTTTGCTGTCATTTGTAAAACATCAGTGTCaggttttgtattgttgattgtcatttatgcttagaaatatctactcatatatgcttagagttttataattagttgtagattggtagaggtttgatccttagtagcCTGTGGAGATtctgtgtgccttccagagcactctggaaggcacacaCAACTTAAGGTCAGGAGAGGTTATATCtgctcttactgatttatggtatgggaggacacctactctgtatctggttaagtataagagccttttgtttagatggaccgttaaactcctggcaccagctttagGGAGTCTTCACAGGTTCacattctgacacacacacacacacacacacacacacacacacacacacacacacacacacacacacacacacacacacacacacacacacacacacacacacacacacacaggcaaggtactctttgtgtgtatgtatacgtcgtatgttaatgaacctatgcatattcatgtaaccacaataaaaggagtgctatagggaacctggctgagagtctgacggaggtcaagtgggtggaacgacacttggctctgCGCAGGcttccctcatgcatgagtagcCCAACAaactttgcctacttggtgTTCAATGCTTTCGCGCTGTAGTTAAATTGTCTCGTTCCAGAGGTGGGCCTGTGCTAGACAGACCCAACAATCAGAAATCACTGAGAGCCTGTCCACtgtatgaaatgtaaatgtgatACTAACATGTCTCCTGTTAGAAAGATGTGTTCTGTTGTTAATAATGAAGTCATGTTGAGTTGTGCTGAGTTTGAATCAGTGAATAGTTGTTTGCTGCCAtctttttcttgtgtgtctgctgtCTCTGATCTCTCTGTTTGATCTTCTCTGATGTCTCCAGACTCTGTCAGGCTGCTGAATGGTTCCAGTCTGTGTTCAGGCAGACTGGAAGTGAAGTCTAACCAGAGAtggtcctcagtgtgtgaagctgACTTTGACCAGCAGGATGCAGAGGTGGTCTGTAGGGAGCTCGGCTGTGGGCCTCCTTCAGTCCTCCAGGGGGCGCTCTATGGAGAAGTGGAGGCTCCAGTGTGGAgcaaagagttccagtgtggaGGCCATGAGTCTGCTCTCCTGGACTGTAGAAGCTCAGGCTCAGCTAGAAACAGCTGCTCACCTGGCAAAGCTGTTGGACTCACCTGCTCAGGTAGAAGAGGAGCTGCAGCTTTGATGTGGTTCAAACTCACTTTATTCTTTTACTGATGactctctgctttctgttaGAGTCTGTCAGGTTGGTGGGAGGAGTCAGTCGCTGTGCAGGTATACTGGAAGTGAAACTGGGAGATTGGAAACCAGTCTTTGTCCCCAACTGGACCCTGAAGGAggcagctgttatctgtgaacaTCTGGACTGTGGTTCTGCTGTTTCTTTGAGAATGATAACAAAGTCCTTAGCCAGACTTCCAACAAAGATCAAACCTGAGTGTGTCCGGTCTTTCTCTGCTCTAAGGGAGTGTGTAACATCAGTTTATTCTCTCAACATCCTTGATTTCACCTGTTCAGGTAGGTGATCTAAAACATCCAGTGTTCCCTCTGTCACACTGACAGTTAGTGGTTATTTTGGTCAAACCCTTTATAGACTTTACCTGACAGGACACACCTGGGAAAGCTGTGTACTCACTGTTTTTAACCCATTGTTTGAACAGAGGATGGATGTGACCTCACCTCAGGGCAGACACTACACAAAGGTTAAAGATGAGTTTATTGCATCAAAACGACCCAGAATGCTTCATGGTAAACTTGAGTAATTTTTACAGGGATCATGTTCAGTCTCTTCCACAGGATTACTCTCCAAAGATTTACAGATAAGTCGTTAATTCATAAATTCTTTCATCTAATTTGTTGAATTAGGGAATGAGTGTGGCTGGTACCTCAAAGAGGCTTAAAATAGAGAAGGTTTGGTAGCTCAGGAAGTCATTGTATCATCAGCATACTCTACCCATGGCAGTAATGTACTCCAGATGGATTGGtagaggaaacataatggtTTTTAAGTGCTTCATTTAAGTACCTTGTCTCTCGATTTGGAGTAAAAACCTGAAGATAAATTCACTCGTGCTCCTATGGCTGAGAAGAAAACTTTCCATACCTGTGATGTAAATTTGATTGCCACATTCAAAGACTATATCCACTAGGATGCCATGAATGATACCAAGACAAACATGTCACCCCCATACCGGGGTGATATATAAATCTTGCCACATGCCACAGTGTATCATAGGGATTTTCAGAGAAGTGAACGGACATTGTCTCTCAGTCAGGGCCTGTAACTCCTGTGTGACTTGCTTATATAAATAATTTTAGCAGAAATCTTTAAGTTGACTCTTCACAGAGTCAAGGGCTTTCTGCTATGGACGAAATGAGCAGTGAACAACTAAATGACCAGTTTTTCTATAATACAGGCATTCACTGGCTTTTCTCCTCTGCTGTCACTCCAATTCTATTAGCTTGTCCAGTCTAAATTTCACTGGTTCAATACAGTCACCTGGAAGTGATAACTGCCTCCCttctgtcagggttcctggatcgttgacccagtgttttcagtttgatcatgttctgtttattttccatatgttcatgtttgctgttttattgtgttagtcATCTGTCTCCATGCACTGTGTTTAGTTCTACTTCCTGTGTGTTATTAGTGAGATTCAGTTGTAGCTGTGTTCTCACCTGTCtcttatcatcatcatcactactgtgtatttaagtacttagttttctccttttctgtctTGTCATCAtcaatttgtgtgtgtttctggttcagttcagtcattcagtcagtCTCTATCATGTTCTGTTCATCCTGTCTCCACAATAAACACCATCCTTCACCAGCCTgcaagtcctgcatttgggtcctctcttcCTTCCCTCCACACACCGCGACATGACACTTTGTGGTGATGCCACTTCCTGTCTTCAAGGAAAGCTGGGATCTGGAGTTCTCACCTACTCTTCTTTTCTGCAGGCAGTTGTCTGTCTTGATAGGCAGAGAAACCAATGtttcaaatgtttctgtgtCATCACTTGATTCTACCTCATTCTTCGCTTGATTGTCTAAACTGTGCAAAACAAACCTCATGAGGTGTCTTCAGCAGAATCATCAGTGCTCCACTGGCCTTGTCTCAAACTTAGCAACCTATCAGAAGTGTCGTTGGGGCTAAGGGAATGATCAAACGCTAGGGACGATTCTTCCTCAACGTTACAGTAATTGAACTCCTTATTCTGTAATTGGGTTTGGTGACCGGAAACCTTTGACACTTCCCTAACTCACCAGAGTGGGCTTCCAGATGTGGAAGGTTGAACCAGGCATATGGGCGGTGAATCAGATGCCTGAGGGAGACGCTGTCTGAAGTGGACAGATTGTTCTGATGAGTTTGAGATTTTCAAAAGACTCAATTTTCTTACTTTCCATTTAAATTTCATGAGGATGTCAATCAATTAAAGTAAGAATAAAGTGTTTGGGTGTTAAATGTATAACTGTAACTTAAACATAAGTTGGGTTCTGTTCTAATAGTTGTTTTTCTGAGTATTTTTGAGTCTGAATGAGATCCAGCATTTCCTGTCACGATGTTCATCCTGACACTGACTCTGCTATTGGCATTTGACATCCATCCATTTAAATCTGCTTATCTGGAGCTAGCATGTGGtagcagcctaagcagaaaCACGTCTGTCAATGAAGACCTCAGTATGTGATGAAGTCAGTCTGATCCATGCACTGTCATGTCTCCTCAGGCCAGCAGGAGGCAGAGCTCGAGCAGACGGAAACACACTGAGCTGGTTTACTCCAACCTcggtgtttgtgtgcatgaagGAGAGATGGCTGAAGTGAAAGGAACTAAAGGAGCAGAAGACGACCTCATCTTACATCCACATGAATTTCCCATCATAGACAGCTAAACATCAGCTCAGTCAAACTCAGTTTTCTACCAAAGACACAAATCTGTAAACATACTGGAGTAACAAATTCGTTACAAATGAGACCATCAGTATGTGAATGTGAATCAAAGAATTGTCACTGAAAAATATTCAAAAGTTTCATGTATAAGTTGATTTTGTAAGTTGAGCTAAAATATTGCACAGCTGAAGTAACCGTGGAACGTGGATCATTTATAGAGCCGTGACTATCATCATGTTTCTAAGTGCTTTGGCTGATTTTAGTAGCTTACAAACACAAAGGAAGCATTAACTTCTATAACAGCTTTAGATTTAACTTTTACAGTTTTAAGTGTGATTTTCATGAATGAAGCTCAGCCAAGCCATCACAGGCCAAGGCTGCTTATTTTTCCATAATTACGCAAAACAAGATGTTTGAGTACAATATGAACCAGACTTCATAAATCATTACAAATAAACATACAAAGCAAAATATCcatccttcatttttttttttttccacgtaTCCACTCTTGGGTTGTTCGTGAGGCCAATGTCACTCAGTGTGTACAGAACCAACAAGATAGGTCCAAGGATCGAACCTCGTGTGCACCGCAGAAGAGGATCCAAAATTAGCtgcaaagaaggaaaaactgctGTGAACAAGAAGAGAACCCCTCCTGAGATGATCCAAAGAGGCCAACATGATTTTTCAGCCAGGATACAATCATCAACTGTGTCAAAGGCAGCAAGACACAGCAGTACAGAATACTCACCTGGATCTGCATCAAGGTTCTTACAGGTTATAAAGAACATCACTTATAATCATCATTTCACTAAGCTTATACTTCAGAGGTGTTCAATTATAATTCAAGTAGAAAATTTCCTCAGACAAAGGTCCAGAATATCATAATTCagtcaatatattttaaaatagcCTGACTGCTGTGTGTTGATAAAAAGCAAAGAAGAAGATGACAGTGGGTGAATTATGTCCTTTCAGAAAGACAGCTACTGTGATGAAATCTACTCCCCACAGACAAAACTAGACTAAAGCTCTTGCTTTATAAACCCTTTGTGTTAACTGTGAAAGTGACacaataaaattattatatGTACAAAGGATActgactgattttatttttgaaatttatcttttattatttcACCTACATCAGAGatatcaaactcattttacatcgtgGGGTCCATACAGCGCACTTCAATCatttaataatatatttaaatataccAAGCAGCTCAATTTTCTAACATGATAAAGAAATACTTCTATACTAAATGAGAGACATATGTCAGCCTCTGACTCTATGGTCTTAAACcttataaaataaatgtattaaattacattaaattaaagttctGGTTGCTCAATGCTTAGACTATTTCTAAAGTAGATCACAAAAAGAACCTTTTCTGCCACctaattgtttatttattattttaatgtgaATGGACACAGGGGGTGTGAAAGCAGTATGAAAACCTGTAAAATCTTTTAAGATACATTTAAAGGTCAACATTTActccctccttcacattttccaaagccctGGTGTCACTACTGTTtggggggcgatcgtggctcaagagttgggaggtcgccttgtaatcggaaggttgctggttcgagccccggctcagacagtctcggtcgttgtgtccttgggcaagacacttcacccgttgcctactggtggtggtcagagggcccggtggcgccagtgtctggcagcctcgcctctgtcagtgcacccctgtgtgtgaatgggtggatgactggttgtgtaaagcgctttggggtccttagggactagaaaagcgctacacaaatacaggccatttaccatttttactgAGAGCAGCTGCGTTCTGCAGGCACCGAGCTGCCACTGTCTGCAAACCTGTGGAAATATAAAGACTCACTCACTGCTGCTCAATGCTTAAACATCAAATCAGTTTAACCTTGATCCATTTTCTTTATATTCCCAGTTCATGTTACAGAGTTTCACCAGAAGAATTTTAACAGTGTGACcactataaaacaaaaaaacctactCACAGGAAAACAAAGGAAGTTGGTGTGGGTGGTGTTCCTGGTCTGTAGGACAGAAGTTAACAATGTTATCTCAAAGCTCCTCCGAACAAATTCTCAGGAAAATAACCTGGCACTGTTTAAATAACAACTTATAACCATTAGCATGTGATCAGTTTTAAATCTCCTGTGTGACGAAAGCCTCAGCTTCATGGGAACAAATATTATCATTTTATTAGATGTTATTCGGACCTGTAGTTAGACACTGCATCCTGTAATGCTAATAATATTCAAACAAAAGTCAGATTATCTCTGAGgtcaaaaatatttattgaatttaaatgtaattttcttaCAATATCATTTTCTAATAATCTGACAAAAACATCTGGTCTCCACTCCACATGTTTCTTACACACTGCATGTTGTTCAGGGTCTTTCTGAGTTTGCAGGTAGTACTACTTCCTTTACACGTTATTCCACGTTACTGTCATCATCTGAACTCACTAATTTCAGGCTGTTGAAGCTGCCAGGACACGGCTCCTCAATGTTACACTGTGAGACACTAAGGAAGGTCTTTGGTTTGTTCTATGTAGCAGTGTCTatcaaagataaaaacataaaaaaaactagTTTCACAGAAATGAGATACAGGTTaaatcacacgcacacacacacacacacacactcagcatgGTCggattaatttgtttttacagacAATAGCAATGAGCCAGAACCACACAACAAAAAAGTTATGAATAAAAGACATTTCCACAACAAgctgtatgtctgtgaaggttaatgatcctctacctaatcacatgagccaaggtgtgaaaacgggtgtaggtcacagtcagccaaggtttcgggtgagctcattgtgcaacctagccccaccctatcatgtgatttcctgaggtcagatggcctaggatgtgagtgggcgttaaggcgtctgggaagggatctcaaaactgcatTATAGAGAGCAGACAGTTGTGTTTACATGTTAGAAGCTTGATTGTTTTATGTagccaaagaaagaaaaaataaactggcctattaaagaaaaacagaaaaacaaactttagcagggctctagactaactttttgccatggtTGCACTGGTGCGCCTCACTTTTTTTCTTAGGCACTtcagcacaaaagttaggcgtgCCCAGATTTTTCAACCgcatttctataatccattcaattccgattcacaaggtcacGATTCGATTCGATTAAATTTTGcttcagacagtcagaaatattataattctgatcatttatcagtactgatccatgtgagacttcatcagaattgtgagcatcacagcagatgcctttgtgtcaaagtaactgaggataaaacacagaaaaacatgaatcagattttcctggcctggctttatagcagataaccttaaaatattctgcaattttgcataattttaaaaagtttaaatttcttcagtattgaacagcagaaattacgCTCTCTTGTCCGAGGTTAtttaagtaaaatatttttttttaaaagacagcaGCCGACAGCACTGTAAACAACgatagactggtgggtaataaacGAATGAATAACGCTATGgactcaaattgtggtcataaatattttgtacttgtaaatcaggatttgtatgtgtaaaaagaatttgtgtgtgcgtaaaaaagatttgtgtgtggacttagccaaaaaatgcatgtgaaactctgcactcaagtttcaagttgcaagtacgaattttgaccctatctttcttcctttcatctgattggccaatgtcatgtcaatcacaaatttaactatccaatcaaagaacagatgggtttggctattGGAGGGGTGCTTTATGGAGCTTCAGGTCCTTGAAGAGAATATTCatgctactcacctctctctatccacctgcactttcagaCGTACACACGAAGGACTACAGGAATATCTGGACCATGACCAATCAGAGATTTAGACCACAATAGGGGCATAATGTCTgcctgttgttgaccacacggagactttcagagttccggagacttttttttttttgttactctgATAGTTGGTCCCGAAGGTGCGACCTAAGATTTTTTTAGTCGCacttgcgaccaaattggtcacACTCTAGAGCGCTGTAACCTTAGGGTGTTCATGTTTCATTAATTATGACAGTAGGCTCATTGTACTTGGATTCagttgcacaaacacacgcaaAGCCTTACAGCCACTCCGTTTGAGAGAAGGCCTGCACGTgctcagtgatgttttcttcatCCACAGCTTTGTTCTTTTTCATTGGgagtaaaaatgttttataaaaGTAAATGGTTTCTCAAGTAGTTGGCTATGTGCATCATGTAGACTTCCTATTTAACACACAAACTGTCATGTGACAGTCACCTGCACTGGGACCAGCTTCCTGTTCAGGTGGTACAAGTAAGTGGATTGTAGTGTTCagaagtgtgagtgtgtcttCTCACTGATAGATGGAGCACATGTTGAGTCATTCTGCAGTGTCGAGACTAAAAGAAACTCAAAGGTTGAATTTCATTTAATCTGTAGACTAAATCTGTAAAGTGTCTGATGTAACTAAAGAGCTGAACTATCTGCTGGTTTCAGAGTTTGTCCTCATGAAAGTAAGTGAAACTTCTGAAGCTCTATCTTCAGCTGTGCACTCACAGAGCAACCTTTCTCCTTCTTAGCTACACAGTTAGTGAGTTTTTAAACAGGAAGCAGGAAACAATGGGCTGGCTCatgtaatataataataataaaacaaaaaacaacacatcatGGTATTTCCCTTGTGGCAGTGTCATGGATCAACAGTAACACCTCTTTT contains the following coding sequences:
- the LOC120441165 gene encoding scavenger receptor cysteine-rich type 1 protein M130-like isoform X2 codes for the protein MKYSVRLLNGSSLCSGRLEVKSNQRWSSVCEADFDQQDAEVVCRELGCGPPSVLQGALYGEVEAPVWSKEFQCGGHESALLDCRSSGSARNSCSPGKAVGLTCSESVRLVGGVSRCAGILEVKLGDWKPVFVPNWTLKEAAVICEHLDCGSAVSLRMITKSLARLPTKIKPECVRSFSALRECVTSVYSLNILDFTCSGQQEAELEQTETH
- the LOC120441165 gene encoding scavenger receptor cysteine-rich type 1 protein M130-like isoform X1, coding for MSPDSVRLLNGSSLCSGRLEVKSNQRWSSVCEADFDQQDAEVVCRELGCGPPSVLQGALYGEVEAPVWSKEFQCGGHESALLDCRSSGSARNSCSPGKAVGLTCSESVRLVGGVSRCAGILEVKLGDWKPVFVPNWTLKEAAVICEHLDCGSAVSLRMITKSLARLPTKIKPECVRSFSALRECVTSVYSLNILDFTCSGQQEAELEQTETH